Proteins encoded by one window of Larimichthys crocea isolate SSNF chromosome V, L_crocea_2.0, whole genome shotgun sequence:
- the LOC104928266 gene encoding GTPase IMAP family member 7, with product MSGAYYQGFGGAIDPNETRIVLVGKTGVGKSAAGNTILGREAFESELSPSSQTSECKKAKGDVDGRKVAIIDTPGLFDTNFTQEEALKRIKMCISLSSPGPHAFLVVLQLGRFTQEEKETVKMIQTTFGEDAAKYTMVLFTHGDQLRKRSIEDFISESPDLKAIIQSCYNQYHVFNNEIKDPKQTNQLMDKIDKMIMANSGTHYTNEMFMRAEAAIEKEKERILKELEAQRQRELDELRAKYVKEVYHKKEKLVHTRYEYEARVRAERSNEFVNAPVIAIATACGAAVGGLLGVAAGPIGLVIGVAAGAAVGATVGAISLKVSERCHVQ from the exons ATGAGCGGGGCATACTATCAAG GGTTTGGAGGTGCCATAGATCCAAATGAAACGAGAATTGTTCTAGTGGGGAAGACCGGAGTAGGGAAGAGTGCCGCAGGAAACACCATCCTGGGTAGAGAAGCATTTGAGTCAGAACTGTCTCCGTCTTCACAGACGTCTGAGTGCAAGAAAGCCAAGGGAGATGTCGACGGACGAAAAGTTGCTATCATTGACACTCCAGGGTTGTTTGACACCAATTTCACTCAAGAAGAAGCATTGAAGAGGATCAAGATGTgcatctctctgtcctctcctggTCCTCATGCCTTCCTGGTGGTTCTTCAGCTTGGCAGATTCAcccaggaggagaaagaaaccGTCAAAATGATTCAGACCACTTTCGGTGAAGATGCAGCTAAATACACAATGGTGTTGTTCACACATGGAGATCAGCTGAGGAAGCGATCCATTGAGGACTTTATTTCCGAGAGTCCTGACCTGAAAGCCATCATTCAATCCTGCTACAATCAATACCATGTCTTTAACAATGAAATCAAAGAccctaaacaaacaaatcagctCATGGACAAAATTGACAAGATGATCATGGCTAACAGTGGAACACACTACACCAACGAAATGTTCATGAGAGCAGAGGCAGCCatagagaaggagaaagagcgTATCCTGAAGGAGCTGGaagcacagaggcagagagagctggaTGAACTGAGAGCCAAATACGTAAAGGAAGTCTACCACAAGAAGGAGAAGCTGGTGCATACCAGATATGAGTATGAAGCCAGAGTCCGGGCTGAAAGATCAAATGAGTTTGTAAATGCACCAGTAATCGCAATAGCAACAGCCTGTGGTGCTGCTGTCGGAGGTCTGCTTGGAGTTGCAGCAGGGCCTATTGGTTTGGTAATTGGAGTCGCGGCTGGAGCAGCTGTTGGAGCTACTGTTGGTGCCATATCACTGAAAGTCTCAGAGCGTTGCCATGTTCAGTAA